The following proteins are encoded in a genomic region of Clostridium kluyveri:
- a CDS encoding MFS transporter encodes MTNYYEFKRKCTFAASKKKWVLYIVGLFLGTAMGIINPLASTHLEKNNVGNLYIGIISSSFFLFMSIGSILMDKRMRNKDIKVVMLLGALIAAGACGIFPLVTNLFLWLFLMVIMGFGISADMVGVQTMLHNLTEDNTRGIVSGLYSFCFAVGFIFSSVIGPQLYIYRTWLPFMVPIAALILCPIIIRFNFKEKLIFPEKPEGNVLGKVFIGLQGAFLYGFTETTLITLYPIFLLREEYGLSYLGYALGIFVVGSIVGTIPMTYISDKLGRKKTLIVIIVISVFTVLGIIIFNNFALRLIFSFLSGAAIGPIYPLSLAVTVENLDKEDIPSGTSLFTFSYGIGSTIGPVISSTAMSLFGNDYIFSVCLLIFVVFLFTVYIKRGKYEYNLRNYN; translated from the coding sequence ATGACAAACTATTATGAATTTAAGAGAAAATGCACATTTGCTGCTTCAAAAAAAAAATGGGTACTTTATATTGTAGGTTTATTCCTGGGAACTGCAATGGGGATCATAAATCCCCTTGCATCCACTCACCTAGAAAAAAATAATGTGGGAAACTTATATATTGGGATAATTTCATCATCTTTTTTTCTTTTTATGTCAATAGGTTCTATTCTAATGGATAAAAGAATGAGAAATAAGGACATAAAAGTAGTTATGTTATTAGGGGCATTAATTGCTGCAGGGGCCTGTGGTATTTTTCCTTTGGTTACAAACTTATTTCTCTGGCTTTTTTTAATGGTAATTATGGGGTTTGGCATAAGTGCTGATATGGTTGGAGTACAAACAATGCTCCACAATTTAACAGAGGATAATACAAGAGGAATAGTCAGTGGCTTATATTCATTTTGTTTTGCTGTAGGTTTTATATTTAGTTCTGTTATAGGTCCACAGCTATATATATATAGAACCTGGCTTCCTTTTATGGTTCCTATAGCTGCGCTCATATTGTGTCCAATAATTATAAGGTTCAATTTTAAGGAAAAACTAATATTTCCAGAAAAGCCAGAGGGAAATGTATTAGGAAAAGTATTTATTGGACTTCAGGGGGCGTTTTTATATGGTTTTACAGAAACCACTCTAATTACTCTCTATCCTATCTTTCTTCTCCGTGAAGAATATGGCCTTTCATATCTTGGATATGCTCTGGGAATATTTGTAGTGGGAAGTATTGTAGGTACTATACCTATGACTTACATTTCAGATAAGTTGGGAAGAAAGAAAACTTTGATAGTTATTATTGTTATTTCTGTATTTACGGTTTTAGGAATTATAATTTTCAATAATTTTGCTCTAAGATTAATTTTCTCATTTTTATCTGGTGCTGCTATTGGACCTATATATCCATTATCTCTGGCAGTTACAGTTGAAAATCTGGATAAAGAAGATATACCTTCTGGAACCTCATTATTTACTTTCTCTTATGGAATTGGATCCACTATAGGTCCGGTAATCTCATCTACAGCTATGAGCCTGTTTGGAAATGACTATATTTTTAGTGTGTGTCTATTAATTTTTGTTGTATTTCTTTTTACGGTCTATATTAAAAGAGGTAAATATGAGTATAATTTGAGAAACTATAATTAA